From Mercenaria mercenaria strain notata chromosome 17, MADL_Memer_1, whole genome shotgun sequence, the proteins below share one genomic window:
- the LOC128546013 gene encoding uncharacterized protein LOC128546013, with protein sequence MLIMILILAQFVMVAAGLGIKHSDNTPTEPFLFITTCNYTHVPINCGTRSTICIHSVQYGYREGCERICCSYNASDCIVHDNKSKNLHNIQQECSEKRSCNVSLDGKQSLCSTINAVASYIVMQYSCPSSDSKAIANNKANIVLIAAALTSSIVAIVAIGCLVVFLVVRFKRRHRMRTGAFNSPSISQSCSNTENHPLLEGMGSNEQLLEKGEYYAEDNGLTV encoded by the exons ATGCTAATCATGATTTTGATATTGGCTCAGTTTGTGATGGTTGCTGCCGGTCTTGGCATTAAACATTCAG ACAATACGCCAACGGAACCATTTCTTTTTATAACAACCTGCAACTACACACATGTCCCCATTAATTGTGGCACTAGGTCGACAATATGCATACATTCAGTACAGTACGGGTACAGGGAAGGCTGCGAACGCATATGTTGTAGCTATAATGCCAGTGATTGCATCGTGCATGACAACAAGTCGAAGAATTTGCATAACATCCAGCAAGAATGTTCAGAAAAAAGAAGTTGCAATGTATCATTGGATGGAAAACAGTCGTTATGTTCTACAATCAATGCAGTTGCATCATACATAGTTATGCAATATTCGTGTCCTTCAAGTGATTCAAAGG CTATTGCAAATAATAAGGCGAATATTGTTCTTATTGCTGCTGCACTTACAAGTTCCATAGTTGCTATTGTTGCGATCGGATGTCTTGTTGTCTTCTTAGTGGTGAGATTTAAACGGCGACACCGTATGAGAACAG gTGCTTTCAATTCACCGTCCATCAGTCAATCTTGCTCAAACACAGAAAATCATCCATTGTTGGAAGGAATGGGGTCAAATGAACAGCTTTTagaaaaaggtgaatattat GCAGAAGACAATGGATTAACTGTATAA
- the LOC123537134 gene encoding uncharacterized protein LOC123537134 has translation MEDATNRRREAHRLLNMRILPDQSELESACCAFGRRSEICLTICDTISEYIKTQSTEIADVWAAYKCIDYKKNNKINIVFVVITRNSNVGVNINHYNIYERNTKVYNEESRIVLAEVENGQQNDDKFTEEEVEALENCISENADTLMDNHKNLNIISPSMKKSIAFGTKDAMIHDKLCIALYVHIKGLIPVAELPFPSDICGYPTDVLEDGFTQFGGGPLDFHQKLKMGLAIHANVKNNNGELLVGTLEGFLDHPSFGLCGLTCAHVVVSGDEMEKIKNLGCISLMENDKQVFQPVDHRALSFGRVVSAVYTEGGNGRIGMEVALFEIFDRHPVDGSFPTSKNYRDIGFDDSNPMVFGTGKVCKRSNIRKRSEVYKYGISTEVTRGSLGLLGSVVRTTEMSGRSEALEYRLHNQIPVLRIDGKDFALPGDSGALVFFDDNFGDSVAIGVVEGGQNNGIVFVTPLYDILSALDCPPTMKRFIPLNSVSTDSGMFMECDDTEYMDM, from the exons ATGGAAGATGCCACTAACAGAAGAAGGGAAGCACACCGATTGCTCAATATGAGAATATTACCCGATCAGTCTGAACTTGAGTCGGCTTGCTGCGCATTCGGGAGGCGTTCCGAAATATGTTTAACTATCTGCGATACAATATCCGAGTATATCAAAACACAGTCGACTGAGATTGCTGACGTATGGGCCGCATACAAATGCATCGATtacaagaaaaataacaaaattaatattgtttttgttgtcattacAAGGAATAGCAATGTTGGCGTCAACATAAATCACTATAACATTTATGAAAGGAACACTAAAGTTTACAACGAAGAAAGTAGAATAGTCTTGGCAGAAGTGGAAAACGGTCAGCAGAACGATGATAAATTTACGGAAGAAGAAGTGGAGGCATTAGAAAATTGCATTTCCGAAAACGCAGACACGTTAATGGACaatcacaaaaatttaaatatcatatcCCCAAGTATGAAAAAATCTATAGCTTTTGGCACAAAAGATGCTATGATACACGATAAGTTATGTATTGCTTTGTATGTTCATATCAAGGGTTTAATACCTGTTGCAGAACTTCCCTTTCCATCTGACATTTGCGGCTATCCGACTGATGTTTTAGAAGATGGTTTTACACAATTTGGTGGTGGACCATTGGATTTTCATCAGAAATTAAAGATGGGATTAGCAATTCATGCTAATGTTAAAAACAACAACGGAGAACTACTTGTAGGAACACTTGAAGGATTTCTTGACCATCCATCATTTGGTCTTTGTGGTTTAACATGTGCACATGTTGTTGTCTCTGGCGATGAAATGGAGAAAATTAAAAACTTAGGATGCATAAGCTTAATggaaaatgataaacaagtgttccaacCTGTTGATCATAGAGCACTATCATTTGGACGAGTAGTTTCTGCTGTTTACACCGAAGGTGGTAACGGTAGGATTGGAATGGAAGTCGCCCTTTTCGAGATATTCGATAGACATCCAGTAGATGGTTCTTTTCCTACATCCAAAAACTACCGTGACATAG gATTTGACGACAGTAACCCTATGGTTTTCGGTACAGGAAAGGTGTGTAAAAGGTCAAATATACGAAAACGGTCTGAGGTCTATAAATACGGAATAAGTACTGAAGTCACAAGAGGGAGTCTTGGATTACTTGGATCTGTAGTCAGAACAACGGAAATGTCTGGTCGTTCGGAAGCGCTTGAATATCGTCTCCACAACCAAATTCCAGTGCTGAGGATAGATGGGAAGGATTTTGCTTTGCCAGGGGATTCAGGGGCACTTGTTTTCTTTGATGATAACTTTGGAGATTCCGTAGCTATAGGTGTCGTTGAAGGAGGTCAAAACAACGGCATAGTGTTTGTTACACCTTTGTATGATATTCTAAGTGCTTTGGACTGCCCTCCTACAATGAAGAGGTTTATCCCGCTCAATTCAGTTTCAACGGACTCAGGGATGTTTATGGAATGTGATGACACAGAGTACATGGATATGTGa